TCTtgaaattttgatccaatataatTTACATGCAGTAGGGGAAAGCAGAATACAGATGATCTAAACAAGAAACTAAAAGCAAACCATCTAGTAAGCACACATCACACATCCTACAGTTTTAGTTAGTTGCTACAAAATAGGCCATCGAGCAAGTGGCTGAAATTTATTACACGTTATATCATCCAGCCAGGTCAATTTGTCAAAGTCTCGATACAAACCTACCTGTAGTAAGCCTGCTGGTAGACTGGTGTCAATGCATTGTTGTAACCTCCCAAGCCATTGTTGTAATTCCCATAGACTGAATAGCTCATAGGTGGCGAGGGGTATGATGCACCAAGTGCAGCAGAGCCAACTTCAGCTGGGTATCCATAGGAGTCCCTGAGAGCTGGTGGACTCCTGCTACCATAGACCCCAAGTCCTGCTGGACTATCGTAAGGATAAGGAGCAGCTGCAGGGTATGTCGCATGGGATGATGGTGATCGTACAAAGGCGGGAGCAGCAGGGAAGGAGGAAACACAGGCATTGCTAGTCAGACGACCAGCCTTGGCAGGAGGCATTGGTCCCCCATTACTGGCTCGGGTTCGCTTGTTGGCAGGACCACCACCAGAAGGTCTTTTCTTCTCAACTTTGGCCTTCTCCAATTGTTCGAGTCGCTTCTGAAGCCCCTCTAAAGGAAACTCAGCTTCGAGCTTGTGTTCTTGAATACATTTCATAGCAGCCCGAATAACTGACTGTTCCTTGCGGCATGTGTTATTCTGCAATAGAACAGAATGAGCACCCTCTGGCTTCTACGTCCATGTGAAACATTAGACAAGCTACAAAATCATATTAAGCATCTCAAATAATTACTAAGCTTAGGTATCCAAGAATATGAGCATAAATTTATCAGAGAGACAAAAAGAAGCAGCCCATATGGAAGTATCTAAAGTTAACATTATTGAATTAAGCTAATGATTAGTCACATCAATTGATTAAAGACAAGACCCTCCAGAATGCGTAGGTATACCACAGATTGCCCACAATTGTTGCGATCCTCAGAggttgaagttgctttcttagagtCTTTGAGGAAGGATTTTAGCAGTGGAACAGGAGGGAACTTGTCCTGAAGACCAGCCTCATAGGCAAAGTTTATTGCATCCAGCTGATGCCCATTGCTGATTAGTTCCTCAATAATATCTGCAGATGAAAAAGAAGAACTCAAGTAAAACATCTAAATGTGATGGGATCTTCCATAGAATaattggcagtagcaccgatcctTCACAAGCTGCATTTTCTTTCCTGCAGACATTTAAATAATAATCCTACAAAATCCCAAAATGTACAGACTGAATTCACGATACATTAAGGTACAGTTCCAAAAGGAAAGACTACAAAGAATATCAACAAGCTTTTAAGTATTCAAGGACTAATGCAACTCTTGGATCAGATATTAAGTGATCAGCTCAAGGAATTCTGTCTAGCAACGATGGTTATCACATAGCACCTAAACTTTATAGTTCACGTAATATGCCATAATAGTTATCAGATAGTCCTCCCCAGCTCAAATAGAGACATTGACACCATCTAAGGAGCGTAATTAGAACTCCACAGGAGTGCGTTAGGTTATTCATATCTATTTTCAGTTGTACCTCAacagaaaatatatataattgtgcATGTTGAACTCATGAAAATGCATTCCAACAGGAAGCACTTGTTAACATGAGCTTCCACAGAACACATGATGAGTGCTTGAAAGCCACCAGAGCACATTCCAACTTCCGACTACAGAAGCCTAGTTCCAAGTAGCCCAAATAACTCGAGGCCATTTTGAATATGACCAAAATACCACAGTCAATGAGAATAAACAGGTAATTTATCATCTAGAAGAAGTGGAGTATGCACTTTGATGCAACAACCATTGATCCATATTACACCTGAAAATGATGCAGCAGCTGCCGAACATGAGTCATCCACAGTCAAAAAATGCCTAGCCAAGCTGACACATGGCACTTCAAGATGGTTCATGTTGTTTAGAATTGCTGCCATGCATAAAGCATAACAAATTTAATACCGACAAAATACCCCCTCATGGTCATTGGAACTAAAGAATTGGGAGATAAGATAATATGATAACAGCATGTAGCATTAAGTCAATCAACATTACCCAAACTTTCATATATATCCCACAGGGTTATATTTGTTTGATAGTTTATGGCAAGCATGAAGATAACAAGCTCCAGATAACTGTAAGAGATAAAACCTTatttctcctcatcttcaaagCTGCACATAGCAGTACTAAGACTAGCAATTTCATAATTGTTCTAGTTCGAACATTCGTAGACTACAGCGCATAGCATTACTAAGACTAGCAATTTCATAATTATTCTAGTTCGCTAAAGAAACATTCTTACACTACTGCGAAGACAACCGTGCAAATGTAATAGTATTACTTTGATGATCTAATATCAGGAAGCCCTAGGATGCATTAGACTACCGAAAAGGAAACCACAGAAGAAAGGAGTACCTTCCATTTTATCCTCAAGACCTAATGATATAGCCAGCTTTGGCATCTGCTTCCTCCATGAAAAACTAACCACAAGCCTCTGGTATAACGCCTTGTCATCCTTCTCTACGATCCCAAAAGTTACCACGAGCTGGAGAAACGTGTGCGCATCAGATGGCTTTGTGTTCTCGACCCCACCGTGCTGCTCCAGCCCCTCCTTCCACTCCTCCGCTATCTCCTTGGCCCGCTCCCTTGTGGTTCGAGTTACCAACAGCCTTGCCGTCCCCAGCTCTGGATCCGCCAGGACAGGCACCAGCGACTCCAGAATCAGCACGCAGGCCCACCCGAGATCATTCGGTGACTTCACCAGCCTCTTATCGACAGGGAAGACCCCAGAGATGGCGTTCATCACGAACTTGGACGGATCGATGCAGTCCGCGAGGGCCACAGGGAGTTCCGACCGGAGAAGCTCCACATCCTTCCTCTTCGCCACCACGAGGTCGAAGAACCCGTCGAAATCCATCTTAGTGCACAGAGATCGCAGCTTTTCGGGGAGACCAAGCTCGTCCCCTTCGGCAGCGGCGGCAGCGAGGGCCTGTACGGCGGCGACACGGCGCTCGTCGAGCTTGGATAGGGCGAGGTCGACGGCGGCGTCGATGGAGAGCTCGCGGCGGCGGAGGGAGCCGAGAGTGCGCCGGGTGGAGGCGTCGAGGGACTGGCGCTTGGACCGGAGGGCCTCGGACTTGATCTCGAGCCCCCGTTCGAGGGTGGAGAAGTGGTCGGACAGCTCCTTCCACAGAAGCGTGCAGCAGGTGATGAGCTCCCGCTGCTTCTCCAGCTCCGCGAAGCTCTCCTGCACCAGCGAGCTAGGAATGGCGGCGGCCGCCTCGGATCCCATCTCTGATCTGACCCAATCTCAGTCAAAACCCTCGATTTCTGCTCTTGATCGCCAGGGCAAAGGGAGAAGGAAGAGACGAAGAGgaacctaaccctaaccctagagagggagagagggggaAAGAAAACAAGGGTCGGAAaaggg
This Musa acuminata AAA Group cultivar baxijiao chromosome BXJ1-2, Cavendish_Baxijiao_AAA, whole genome shotgun sequence DNA region includes the following protein-coding sequences:
- the LOC135605719 gene encoding FRIGIDA-like protein 4a — translated: MGSEAAAAIPSSLVQESFAELEKQRELITCCTLLWKELSDHFSTLERGLEIKSEALRSKRQSLDASTRRTLGSLRRRELSIDAAVDLALSKLDERRVAAVQALAAAAAEGDELGLPEKLRSLCTKMDFDGFFDLVVAKRKDVELLRSELPVALADCIDPSKFVMNAISGVFPVDKRLVKSPNDLGWACVLILESLVPVLADPELGTARLLVTRTTRERAKEIAEEWKEGLEQHGGVENTKPSDAHTFLQLVVTFGIVEKDDKALYQRLVVSFSWRKQMPKLAISLGLEDKMEDIIEELISNGHQLDAINFAYEAGLQDKFPPVPLLKSFLKDSKKATSTSEDRNNCGQSVNNTCRKEQSVIRAAMKCIQEHKLEAEFPLEGLQKRLEQLEKAKVEKKRPSGGGPANKRTRASNGGPMPPAKAGRLTSNACVSSFPAAPAFVRSPSSHATYPAAAPYPYDSPAGLGVYGSRSPPALRDSYGYPAEVGSAALGASYPSPPMSYSVYGNYNNGLGGYNNALTPVYQQAYYR